From Penicillium psychrofluorescens genome assembly, chromosome: 1, one genomic window encodes:
- a CDS encoding uncharacterized protein (ID:PFLUO_001855-T1.cds;~source:funannotate): protein MPLVRKRKSDHPGAGNDARRQRSSSSAAPSGASDSEDGSSAPSSTDTMVKKMVRLALASEYARLPLRRSDISAKVLGEQGARQFKTVFELAQRELRQHFGMEMSELPAREKVTITQRRAAQKTDKPSSTNKSWMLTTTLPQKYRTPKILTPTRAPSSATESTYTALYSFIIGVISLNGGSLAEAKLDRYLARTNADTYTPIDKTDKLLQRLCREGYLVRTREMDGGEEVVEYMVGPRGKVEVGASGVAGMVKRVYGRDGGDGDRELAQWEIEENEEFENRLKRSLGVVGLGRDPAEEEGALDGGAVACGTGDEPGHGVEDARRKSQSRRSSRRATTEAREESSSEQDESEDEDDSD from the exons ATGCCCCTCGTCCGCAAAAGAAAG TCCGATCACCCAGGGGCCGGCAACGACGcccgccgccagcgcagctcctcctccgcggcgcCCTCGGGCGCCTCCGACAGCGAAGATGGCAGCAGTGCACCGTCCAGCACAGACACAatggtgaagaagatggtgcGGCTAGCGCTGGCGAGCGAGTACGCGCGCCTGCCTCTCCGACGGAGCGACATCAGCGCCAAGGTCCTGGGCGAGCAGGGGGCGCGGCAGTTCAAGACTGTGTTTGAGCTGGCGCAGCGCGAGCTGAGGCAGCATTTTGGCATGGAGATGAGCGAGTTGCCAGCTAGGGAGAAAGTAACTATTACACAGCGACGGG CCGCGCAGAAAACCGACAAACCATCCTCAACGAACAAATCCTGGATGCTAACCACGACCCTCCCGCAAAAGTACCGCACCCCCAAAATCCTCACCCCCACACGCGCGCCCTCCTCTGCAACCGAAAGCACCTACACTGCCTTATACagcttcatcatcggcgtGATCTCGCTAAACGGCGGCTCGCTCGCCGAGGCAAAACTCGACCGGTATCTCGCGCGCACAAACGCAGATACCTACACGCCCATCGACAAAACGGATAAGCTGCTCCAACGGCTGTGTCGCGAGGGGTACCTCGTTCGCACGCGCGAGATggacggcggcgaggaggtGGTCGAGTATATGGTTGGGCCACGCGGGAAAGTCGAGGTTGGGGCGAGTGGTGTTGCGGGGATGGTGAAGCGGGTCTATGGACGGGATGGTGGCGATGGTGATAGGGAGCTGGCGCAGtgggagatcgaggagaaTGAGGAGTTTGAGAATCGGTTGAAGAGGAGTCTGGGTGTTGTGGGCCTGGGGAGGGATCCTGCTGAGGAAGAGGGTGCGCTGGATGGTGGTGCTGTGGCTTGTGGGACGGGAGATGAGCCTGGACATGGTGTGGAGGATgcaaggaggaagagccagTCGAGGAGGTCGTCGAGACGTGCTACTACGGAGGCGAGAGAAGAGTCTTCGAGTGAACAAGACGAgtcggaggatgaggatgacagTGATTAA
- a CDS encoding uncharacterized protein (ID:PFLUO_001852-T1.cds;~source:funannotate) — protein MPAMSDWKLMLKRRRTRRWDSSDPDRAPPPLPLNPRSMSPVTKSHVSPNVQAIAAKFADKPSENTISSYTTNSMSPKPPSSPERQLVKGNIHKRMQSQPGDARSEFLNYLDSRSPDRPQRATIAEPPAKTEDSKTTESPSQRPQSERDFSNYLLSSRYLSKPILGESTPPSATMLALQNMQLPADTESPSPSTRPKLLAAPAPIAKEPQTHSMESIASQIHSLTDIASSLRHEMAQLSRRSKDNATDLVSLKAATNARDEDIRKSLRDLTSNLSSKFLDPESARFDLNALLNSVDGTNSKEFDSSPRQTKYSASRMASPNRFASYDREMCGSPGPISDGSASIALLEKVLREMATKEGEEKLLELVDEIKSRPAATPSEKVADKQITMMLEEILNLVKEVPSNRALIRSSTVADTTKLAPPDEAMHDGLRSRSLGSMEPSTLRALDIAKDDKDERSVSNPDEILSILRSVKSSVIEGGGMTSGVKTLVRELRGEVLGMGRDLARRLEATKTTSESNDIGNEKALQPQALGSEEIAAIVENSLQDLKEQLAATVNESREHSSALSHFQSMMNSAEIYSIVKKALDEFEPPQAAQNESRGVGMEKEEILDTVREAWETYKPEIELQNFGLERDEILECLTEGLKSYQPQNEQAVTYDQVLAAVQAGMQNFVPPQSDQQQQTITRDEIIWTIRECLEKPEPTTSRGLDEDHLNSLRDEILAAVTGSVATQSMLSTKSLDSGLGRDEIVSAVSDGLEAHFTAAKEMDGPHITREDVVNAINDAFNSQQSALSIPTQSTVSREEIMNAIADGIEASQSGTRDASQSFVSRDEILAAIAEGLEASSAARDTAVANVQPSVSREEILQTIAEGIETSNSITREIELNKDDLMEAITAGLHEATNSMNLNAGDQVLDRLQDLLDGMKEEFKQYSAANGKDTEQVLDAIKDGLHDVRRELDAYVVTATDVSGKHEVIDTVKEGFRLLQADMEKTITDATSSTGSKNPDTPELLDAMEKEFEHLRSTISTLLIQDKAPGDKDEIIDAMREIAEQQRSVVHSEPGVDKDEIIAALREHFDNLREETMQRRDGNESMLSSTSELLDAFNDGVDSIRDDLKKFLDKPFEFDMTEVLDTIKDGLVDLKTDMDSLRQSQSDDAGTTRGGELMLADSGVGSGIESLKTLLTELQDKVDAIDTPRAGEPTEDALKRGHLDELLVAIQEVQVVVAEMSNHSTEGLARKEDTDNIEGLLMSTKAQIDDMVFPSADEIATSEQIGTLEAIIREAKDSIADLSTRIDAEAPTKSDIGTLEGLIKDVWIALDELKGSTKSDEAAERPDGLLKSDLQTVEAMIFEVKSQVDELKLPDVETLPTKADIQELSTLVTEFREKMEADNDLTGQGFEARKIEHGGLAEKIEEAKFVVGELGDELKSKLDGSSEGLAELKQLLEGLAVTAESFTTVENVTELTDLINREFERSRGEQDAVKVDNEERDAAAMTKHDETRAAIIVELGAKIDEKIAEVMSKYDDAHDSLHSRFSETEERDMAHTEALTGTKALAEDIKLVIGAMGTSVSESCERMGVDTRTFFEKVEESYNRMEDMSNEVKSHQQQARAESERVAATTERVESKLLEFHPQILESVQEILSIVSQHYDDSQKSVEQSRTEISSTVMHALPPAGQDLERGPVHDKLNDLLEHAKNNQVQEVLTTLLDHSRNDQLHEKLDRALDQSSGANGPVYERLNELLDHATSGTGPVHEKLDMLLSHTANSESSVTQMMKLDEMHKDIMDTHRKMNEMFTTQSAMVAEENTRKRQEAEDAAIALERRVAQREQVEADIVCLNEEKDSLLSIISTLKAEKEDLAKQNTKLNKDLSGLETALEIRHEEMQTMEDRAEGLEKRILEGVLDHARSVLLSRSNSSVMNMSLKRNRTSHGTIRSSSGTSKSSYASTAKDSKDNRDLLGNSVGIALKRRIPASLQAGTAPVQPNIGKERRILSLSHVTGNRVADRQVSDNSSMTGLKRSHSVKSNFSLRKASWGGRTSLANKENESVLEEDELDSGAESDAGTERRTSYTGTCTDSMTATETESLVSATDRRTSGMSLTTGQVTVASTIAEEETQSPLSVGSGSEYSRTESECDMHTAHEDQDPDDPVEEQDERTASIKKKLLENAAPPSDSGLGTDMSVT, from the coding sequence ATGCCCGCCATGAGTGACTGGAAACTGATGCTCAAACGTCGTCGCACGCGTAGGTGGGATAGTTCGGACCCTGATCGCGCTCCCCCGCCACTGCCCTTGAACCCGCGGTCAATGAGTCCCGTCACCAAATCTCACGTCTCGCCAAATGTCCAGGCCATCGCGGCCAAGTTCGCGGACAAGCCCAGCGAGAACACAATAAGCTCCTACACAACAAACTCCATGTCCCCCAAgcctccatcatcaccagAACGACAGTTGGTCAAGGGCAACATCCACAAGCGCATGCAGTCGCAGCCCGGTGACGCCCGCTCTGAATTTCTCAACTACCTAGACAGCCGGTCGCCGGATCGACCTCAGCGTGCGACGATTGCTGAACCACCAGCGAAGACGGAGGACTCGAAGACTACCGAGTCACCGTCGCAACGTCCTCAGTCAGAACGTGACTTCTCGAATTACCTTCTTTCGAGTCGATACCTTTCCAAACCGATTTTAGGGGAGAGTACCCCTCCCTCAGCAACCATGTTGGCTCTTCAAAACATGCAATTGCCCGCAGACACCGAgtctccgtctccttcaACTCGTCCCAAACTGCTTGCTGCACCCGCACCAATAGCGAAAGAGCCGCAGACGCACAGCATGGAGTCGATTGCATCTCAGATTCATAGCCTTACCGACATTGCGAGCAGCTTACGGCACGAAATGGCTCAGCTGAGCCGACGAAGCAAGGACAATGCCACCGATTTGGTCAGCCTCAAGGCTGCGACCAACGCCCGCGACGAGGACATTCGCAAAAGTCTGAGGGATCTGACCTCCAACCTTTCTTCGAAATTCCTGGATCCAGAGTCCGCAAGGTTTGACCTTAATGCTCTATTGAATTCTGTGGACGGAACGAACTCGAAGGAATTCGATAGTTCTCCAAGACAAACAAAGTACTCGGCATCTCGTATGGCCAGCCCAAATCGGTTTGCTTCCTATGATCGAGAGATGTGTGGATCACCGGGACCCATATCCGATGGATCGGCCAGCATCGCTCTGCTGGAAAAAGTCCTCCGTGAGATGGCGACcaaggaaggcgaggaaAAGCTTTTGGAACTTGTGGATGAAATCAAGTCGCGACCAGCTGCTACTCCCTCCGAAAAGGTTGCCGACAAGCAGATCACTATGATGCTCGAAgagatcctcaacctcgtcaAGGAGGTCCCGTCCAATCGAGCCCTCATCCGGTCCTCCACTGTCGCCGACACTACCAAGCTTGCTCCGCCTGATGAGGCCATGCACGACGGTCTTAGGTCCCGTTCGCTTGGCTCTATGGAACCATCAACGCTACGCGCACTGGATATAGCAAAGGACGATAAAGATGAGCGCTCGGTTTCAAACCCCGACGAGATCCTGTCCATTCTGAGAAGCGTTAAGAGTAGCGTTATTGAAGGAGGTGGAATGACCAGCGGAGTGAAGACCTTGGTACGCGAGCTACGTGGAGAGGTTCTGGGCATGGGACGGGATCTGGCCCGAAGACTTGAAGCCACCAAGACAACCAGCGAGTCCAACGATATTGGCAACGAGAAGGCACTCCAGCCTCAGGCTCTTGGCTCGGAAGAGATCGCCGCCATTGTCGAAAACAGTCTTCAGGACCTAAaggagcagctggctgcTACCGTCAACGAGAGCCGAGAACATTCGTCGGCACTTTCCCACTTCCAATCGATGATGAACAGCGCCGAAATCTACTCAATTGTCAAGAAGGCTCTCGATGAATTCGAGCCTCCACAGGCTGCTCAGAACGAGTCACGAGGTGTTGgaatggagaaagaagagatcctCGACACCGTCCGCGAAGCATGGGAGACCTATAAGCCCGAAATCGAGCTACAGAACTTTGGCTTGGAGCGTGATGAAATTCTGGAATGTCTCACAGAAGGCCTCAAGTCATACCAGCCTCAAAACGAGCAAGCCGTGACCTATGACCAAGTCTTGGCCGCTGTTCAAGCTGGAATGCAGAATTTCGTCCCACCCCAGTCAgaccaacagcagcagacTATCACCAGAGATGAGATCATCTGGACCATCCGCGAATGCCTGGAGAAGCCTGAGCCGACTACTTCCAGGGGCCTTGACGAGGATCACCTCAACTCCCTTCGCGATGAAATTCTGGCGGCTGTCACTGGATCGGTGGCTACGCAGAGCATGCTCAGCACGAAATCTCTCGACTCCGGACTCGGTCGTGATGAGATCGTTAGTGCCGTTTCCGATGGCCTCGAGGCACATTTCACTGCTGCCAAGGAGATGGACGGGCCTCACATTACGAgggaggatgttgtcaaCGCCATCAACGATGCCTTCAATTCTCAGCAATCTGCCCTCAGCATACCCACCCAATCGACTGTTTCCCGCGAAGAGATCATGAACGCCATTGCGGATGGCATCGAGGCCTCACAATCCGGCACCAGGGATGCCTCTCAGTCCTTTGTTTCCCGAGATGAGATTCTGGCTGCCATCGCAGAAGGCCTTGAAGCTTCATCGGCTGCCCGAGATACTGCCGTCGCCAACGTCCAACCAAGCGTGTCTCGtgaggagatcctgcagaCCATCGCTGAGGGCATTGAAACCTCCAACTCGATCACCCGAGAGATTGAACTAAACAAAGACGATCTCATGGAAGCAATTACGGCGGGCCTTCATGAGGCGACCAACTCTATGAACCTCAATGCTGGCGATCAGGTGCTGGATAGGCTTCAGGATCTGCTGGACGGAATGAAGGAGGAATTCAAACAGTACTCCGCCGCCAACGGTAAAGACACTGAACAGGTCCTTGATGCGATCAAGGATGGTCTCCATGATGTTCGCAGAGAACTTGACGCCTACGTCGTGACAGCCACCGATGTCTCCGGGAAGCACGAGGTCATCGACACTGTCAAGGAAGGATtccgccttctccaggctgACATGGAAAAAACGATCACTGATGCCACTTCGTCCACTGGATCCAAGAACCCAGACACCCCTGAGCTTTTGGATGCCATGGAGAAAGAGTTTGAGCACCTACGGTCGACCATCAGTACTCTGCTCATTCAGGACAAAGCCCCTGGTGACAAGGACGAGATTATCGATGCCATGCGTGAGATTGCCGAGCAGCAAAGGAGTGTTGTGCACTCAGAGCCAGGTGTCGACAAggacgagatcatcgcggCTCTTCGTGAGCACTTCGATAACCTCCGCGAAGAAACAATGCAACGACGAGATGGCAACGAGAGCATGCTCTCTTCTACCAGCGAGCTCCTGGACGCATTCAACGATGGCGTCGACTCAATCCGCGATGATCTGAAAAAGTTCCTGGACAAGCCTTTCGAGTTCGACATGACAGAAGTCCTCGACACCATTAAGGATGGACTGGTCGATCTCAAGACTGATATGGATTCTCTTCGTCAGTCTCAAAGCGATGATGCCGGTACTACCCGGGGAGGTGAACTCATGCTTGCTGATTCGGGTGTTGGAAGCGGCATCGAGAGCCTGAAGACACTTCTCACCGAGCTTCAGGACAAGGTCGATGCCATCGATACTCCTCGTGCCGGCGAGCCCACCGAGGATGCACTGAAACGAGGACACTTGGACGAACTCCTTGTCGCCATCCAGGAAGTGCAAGTCGTCGTGGCTGAGATGAGCAACCACAGCACTGAAGGCCTGGCTCGAAAAGAGGACACTGATAACATCGAAGGCTTGCTCATGAGCACAAAGGCCCAGATTGACGATATGGTGTTCCCGTCggccgacgagatcgcgACCTCTGAACAGATCGGCACTCTCGAGGCGATTATCCGGGAAGCGAAGGACTCCATCGCCGACTTGTCCACGCGAATTGACGCCGAGGCCCCTACCAAGTCAGATATTGGAACTCTGGAGGGGCTGATCAAAGATGTCTGGATTGCCTTGGACGAATTGAAAGGATCAACCAAAAGTGACGAAGCCGCAGAACGGCCCGACGGGCTGCTGAAGTCCGACTTGCAGACAGTGGAGGCCATGATCTTCGAGGTCAAGTCGCAGGTGGACGAGCTGAAACTCCCCGATGTGGAGACCCTTCCGACCAAGGCTGATATACAAGAGCTATCTACTCTTGTCACCGAGTTCcgggagaagatggaggccGACAATGATCTCACGGGACAAGGATTTGAGGCTCGCAAGATCGAGCATGGCGGTCTAGCTgagaagattgaggaggCCAAGTTTGTTGTTGGAGAACTCGGCGACGAGCTGAAGAGCAAGCTCGATGGCAGCAGTGAGGGACTTGCCGAGCTCAAGCAGCTTCTTGAGGGGCTTGCCGTCACGGCCGAAAGCTTCACCACCGTCGAAAATGTCACGGAGCTCACCGACCTCATCAATCGCGAGTTTGAGCGCTCACGTGGTGAGCAAGACGCCGTAAAAGTCGACAACGAGGAACGCGATGCCGCGGCCATGACCAAACATGACGAAACTCGCGCCGCAATAATCGTCGAACTTGGGGCCAAGATCGACGAGAAGATTGCCGAAGTCATGTCCAAGTACGATGACGCCCATGACTCTCTTCATTCCCGATTCTCCGAGACCGAGGAGCGAGATATGGCCCACACCGAGGCTTTGACGGGCACCAAGGCTCTTGCTGAGGACATCAAGCTTGTCATCGGTGCCATGGGCACAAGCGTGAGCGAGTCGTGCGAGCGAATGGGCGTGGACACTAGGACGTTCTTCGAGAAGGTTGAAGAATCCTACAACCGGATGGAAGACATGTCCAATGAAGTCAAGTCgcatcaacaacaagccCGAGCTGAAAGCGAGCGAGTGGCCGCCACCACCGAGCGTGTGGAAAGCAAGCTCCTCGAATTTCACCCGCAAATCTTGGAGAGTGTTCAGGAAATACTCTCGATCGTTAGCCAGCACTACGACGACTCCCAAAAGTCAGTGGAGCAGTCCAGAACGGAGATCTCATCTACTGTTATGCATGCACTTCCTCCCGCAGGCCAAGATCTTGAAAGGGGCCCGGTGCATGACAAGCTCAACGATCTCCTGGAACACGCCAAGAATAACCAGGTCCAAGAGGTTCTGACTACGCTTCTTGATCACTCGAGAAATGACCAGCTCCATGAGAAGCTTGATCGCGCTCTGGATCAAAGTTCCGGCGCGAACGGTCCGGTCTACGAAAGACTTAAcgagctccttgatcatgcTACTAGCGGCACTGGCCCCGTTCACGAAAAGCTGGACATGCTCCTCAGCCATACCGCGAACTCGGAGAGTTCCGTTACGCAAATGATGAAACTCGATGAAATGCACAAGGACATAATGGACACTCACCGCAAGATGAACGAGATGTTTACTACGCAGTCCGCGATGGTTGCCGAAGAAAATACACGGAAGCGCCAGGAAGCCGAGGATGCTGCCATTGCGCTGGAACGTCGAGTCGCACAACGGGAGCAAGTTGAAGCCGACATCGTCTGTCtgaatgaagaaaaggatTCCTTGCTCAGTATCATCTCTACTCTCaaggcggagaaggaggacCTTGCCAAACAGAACACGAAACTGAACAAGGATCTCTCCGGACTCGAAACTGCTCTCGAAATCCGCCACGAAGAGATGCAGACCATGGAGGACCGTGCCGAGGGATTGGAGAAGCGAATCTTGGAGGGCGTGCTCGACCATGCTCGCTCTGTGCTCCTCAGTCGGTCTAACAGCAGCGTGATGAATATGAGTCTGAAGCGCAACCGGACTTCTCATGGCACCATTCGCAGCTCCAGTGGGACTAGCAAGTCCAGTTacgccagcaccgccaaggATTCCAAGGACAATCGCGATCTGCTCGGGAATAGTGTCGGCATTGCCCTCAAACGTCGCATACCAGCCTCACTCCAGGCGGGCACGGCGCCTGTGCAGCCCAACATCGGCAAGGAGCGGCGCATTCTCAGTCTCAGCCATGTCACAGGTAACCGGGTTGCAGATCGACAAGTGAGCGACAACAGCAGCATGACCGGCCTAAAGCGCAGCCACTCGGTCAAATCAAACTTCTCGCTACGCAAGGCCTCGTGGGGCGGTCGCACCTCGCTGGCCAACAAGGAGAACGAGTCCGtcctcgaagaagatgagctcGACAGCGGGGCCGAGAGCGATGCTGGCACGGAGCGCCGGACCAGCTACACCGGCACGTGCACCGACAGCAtgacggcgacggagacggagagcCTGGTCTCAGCGACAGACCGACGCACTAGCGGCATGAGCTTAACCACCGGTCAGGTGACGGTCGCGAGTACCATCGCAGAGGAGGAAACACAGTCCCCCCTTTCGGTCGGCAGTGGGTCAGAGTACAGCAGGACCGAGTCTGAATGTGACATGCATACTGCGCACGAGGACCAGGACCCGGATGATCCAGTGGAGGAGCAAGACGAGCGAACCGCCTCtatcaagaagaagttgCTTGAGAATGCAGCGCCTCCTAGTGACAGCGGGCTTGGGACGGATATGTCTGTTACGTGA
- a CDS encoding uncharacterized protein (ID:PFLUO_001853-T1.cds;~source:funannotate), whose translation MKFMKVGRVAIITRGRYAGKKVVIVQPNDTGSKAHPFPYAIVAGIERYPQKVTRRMGKKLVDRRSRIKPFIKVVNYNHLMPTRYTLELEGLKGAVNTDTFKEVSQREDSKKTVKKALEDRYTSGKNRWFFTPLRF comes from the exons ATGAAGT TCATGAAAGTGGGCCGTGTGGCCATCATCACCCGTGGCCGTTACGCCGGCAAGAAG GTCGTCATTGTCCAGCCCAACGACACTGGCTCCAAGGCCCACCCCTTCCCCTATGCCATCGTCGCCGGTATCGAGCGTTACCCCCAGAAGGTGACCCGCCGCATGGGGAAGAAGCTGGTCGACCGCCGCAGCCGCATCAAGCCGTTCATCAAGGTCGTCAACTACAACCACCTGATGCCCACTCGCTACACCCTCGAGCTGGAGGGTCTGAAGGGTGCCGTCAACACCGACACCTTCAAGGAGGTGTCGCAGCGTGAGGACTCCAAGAAGACCGTCAAGAAGGCCCTGGAGGACCGGTACACCAGCGGCAAGAACCGTTGGTTCTTCACTCCTCTCC GTTTCTAA
- a CDS encoding uncharacterized protein (ID:PFLUO_001854-T1.cds;~source:funannotate) has protein sequence MSKPTVNGETVHSHFLSHLTSYPIVNDSITTFKHNPYGARSLEFADQGYNHFAKPVLPYLSTPYSYLAPYLARADALGDRSLDQIEIRFPFLKEDTEALRGSLIDRASFPARLAGDVKHHVFDLYGDEYKKCGGDGVVASGKAVVTTSLVLSQESLAWVSSWLQTKKEEGKAVVNEKTK, from the exons atGTCCAAACCCACCGTCAACGGCGAGACCGTCCACTCGCACTTCCTCTCC CACCTCACCTCCTACCCCATTGTCAATGACTCCATCACAACCTTCAAACACAATCCCTACGGTGCCAGATCCCTCGAATTCGCCGACCAGGGCTACAACCACTTCGCCAAGCCCGTGCTGCCTTATCTATCCACCCCCTACAGCTACCTAGCGCCCTACCTCGCCCGCGCCGATGCCCTGGGCGACCGCAGCCTGGACCAGATCGAAATCcgcttccccttcctcaAGGAGGACACCGAGGCCCTGCGCGGCTCGCTGATCGACCGGGCCTCGTTCCCGGCCCGGCTGGCTGGTGATGTCAAGCACCATGTCTTCGATCTGTATGGCGACGAGTACAAGAAATGTGGTGGGGATGGGGTTGTTGCATCCGGAAAGGCGGTTGTCACTACGAGCCTGGTGCTCTCGCAGGAGTCGCTGGCGTGGGTGAGCTCGTGGTtgcagacgaagaaggaggaggggaaggcCGTCGTCAATGAGAAGACCAAGTGA